In Defluviitalea raffinosedens, the genomic stretch GATTCAATTTCAGATTTAATCAGTAAAATTATTGAAATCGAATTAGGAGATTATTCTCATTGTCAGGTAAAGCCTGATGAAACTGATACAATATTGAATACCAAAATTGAACCAGTTACTCCTTCTCCAGGCAATTCAAGCAATAACCCTGAAATCATCTACGGAGAAGTTTGTGCCAACTGCAAAAGCACTAAATTAGTAAGAAACGGCACCTGTAAAGTATGTATGGACTGCGGCACTACAACAGGATGTAGTTAAGAAATCATACTAAAAAGGATTACCAATAGATGGTAATCCTTTTTTTACTGTACATAAGGATATTCGAAATCTATAGGGTCTTCAAAAGGATCTTGAAGGTCTGCATCCAGGGTACTGTCTTTAGTGGTATCCACATAGCTGGGAGGTACTTTTCCGCTCAGAACTTTATCCAATAAAATAACTTTTCTTGTTACTCTTATCTGTTCCGACGCCAGGGGGACAACTACCTGAACCCTTGTATCCACATTAAGCCATACAGTATGATTGATTTGGTTAATTCCCGTTGAACGAAATTCCTTATCATAATTAATCGTGGCATCACCGGCTGGAAGTACTTTAATGTTTAATTTAGGCCCAATATTGGCAAAAATCTTACTGTCAGTTAAACTGCCTAAGGGAATCGCCAGAGAAGTTTCTGAAAGACTTTCAAGTTCTTTCGATATTCCTACTACTATATCCGCACATAATTCATTGATCTTCGGTGAATTAATTGTCCATGAGACTATGTTGCCATTTTCATCATAATCGTATATAACCAAGTCTTGCACAGTGATATTATTATCTTTAAAGGCGTTATTGACTGCTCGACTGATTGCATCCGTAGCTATTGCATTGGCTTTGATATGTGCCATCGTCATAACTGTAGGCATAATTTGCCGATCTAATCTTATATATATAAAAGCAAACAATGTACATATAATCAAAATGAAGATCAATATTTTCAATTTTAAAAGTGCTTTCTTTCTATATTTTTTTGGCTTTTTACCCCTTAGGCTTTTTCTCATCGGATCCCCCCTTATATATAATTTATGCGACATTTTGTAAAAGGTGCATAAAATAAATACTATAATTTCTCTTTTGTATCTATGGGTAATCTGCTATAATAGTTAAGAATAATTTTGCTCCATTCATACCCATGATACAGACAGACATAAATGTTTACTGTATCTCAATAAGGAGGCTTACATATGAACTTTTCAAAAGAATCCAATGATAAAAAGAAAAGTGCCATTAATTCTAAGAATAAAAAAGTCAAAAAACGTCTTAGCATTATTATATTTCGCATCATCTTTGTTATCATGATCTTTGGGGCATTCGCTGCTGTTGGAGGAGGACTGGGTGTATTTCTTGGAATTGTTAATACAGCTCCAGACATAAAAGATATTAAACTGTCCCCCAAAGAATATACTTCTATCATTTATGATCTGAACGGAAATGAAATCGATCGTCTGCATGGTGACGAAAACAGGGTTTATGCAGAACTGGACCAAATACCTAAGCATTTGCAGCAAGCATTTATTGCCATAGAAGACGAACGATTCTATTCCCACAACGGAATAGATCTTAAAGGTATTTTAAGAGCAGTAGTCGTAAATATCAAAGAACATTCTTTCAGCGAAGGTGCCAGTACCATTACCCAGCAGCTCATTAAAAACAGAGTGCTCACCACAGAGAAAAAAATCGAAAGAAAACTGCAGGAGCAATATTTGGCTATTCAGCTTGAAAAAATCTATGATAAAGACCAAATACTGGAATGGTATCTCAATGAAATTGGATTAGGCCATGGACTAAACGGTGTACAGGCAGCAGCCAACAGATATTTCAACAAAGATGTATCTGAATTAACCTTAGCAGAAAGTGCGGTTATTGCAGCGATTACACAAAATCCTTCCCGATACAGTCCAATCAACCATCCGGAGAACAATCGTGAAAGACAGAAAATAGTCTTGCTGAAAATGCTTGAACAGAGATATATTACCCAAAGTGAGTATGACGAAGCAATTAATGAAGATGTATATTCAAAAGTTCAAGAAACCAGTCAGCAATATGTAGAAGATTCCAAACACTCATATTATGTTGACCAAATTATCGAAAGTGTTATT encodes the following:
- the yunB gene encoding sporulation protein YunB; translated protein: MRKSLRGKKPKKYRKKALLKLKILIFILIICTLFAFIYIRLDRQIMPTVMTMAHIKANAIATDAISRAVNNAFKDNNITVQDLVIYDYDENGNIVSWTINSPKINELCADIVVGISKELESLSETSLAIPLGSLTDSKIFANIGPKLNIKVLPAGDATINYDKEFRSTGINQINHTVWLNVDTRVQVVVPLASEQIRVTRKVILLDKVLSGKVPPSYVDTTKDSTLDADLQDPFEDPIDFEYPYVQ